The nucleotide sequence CAGGGCCTCGGCCGGCTCCAGTTCCTGCTCGGCTGCGTCACCGTGCTCGTCGCGTCCGTCGCCCTCGTCGCACTGACCCCGAGTGGTGACGCGCCCTTCGTGGCCGCCACCTTCCTCGGCGCCGCGGGCACCATCGCCACCTTCGTCGAAATCCTCACCGAGGCGTCGGCCACCGAGACCGCCGCGGTCTGCGCCCCCGTCGCCATCGGCGTCGTCGCCTTCCTGCCTGGGCTCTCCGCGCGCTTCGCCCGGCTGCCCATCGGCTACGCGGCCCCGCGCAGCGCCACGGACGGACTCGACACCGACCCCGACTTCGTCCCTGACGCCGAGCCCGTCGACGCCGAGCGCATCGCGGCCCAGGCCCGCCGCGGCCACGAGATGCTGCTCGGGCTCGTCGGCGGCTGCGCGGCCGTCGTCGTCGCGAGCGCTGCCGTCCTCGGCTTCTCCCACACCCTGTGGGGCCAGCTGCTCGCCCTGGTCGCGGGACTCGCGATGCTGCTGCGCGCCCGGCTCTTCCGCTACACCTCACAGGTCGCCTGCGCGCTGGTCGCCGGCATCCTGGCCATCGCCCTGCTCGTCCTCGGCCTCTCCCTCAACCCGCCGGCCGAACCCGTCCGCCAGCTCCTGCTGTACGGCGACCGCGGCCCCCTCGACATCCGGACGATCTGGCTCGCCGCCTCGGTCGCCGCGGGCGCCGCCCTGCTCACGGCGGTCGGCCTGATCATTCCCCGCAAGGGCCTCTCGCCCTTCTGGGGCCGGCTCCTCGACCTCGCCGAGAGTGTGGTGCTGCTCTCCCTGGTGCCGCTCTGTCTCGCCGTCCTCGACGTCTTCGCCTCGGCCCGCGCCCTCACCTCCTGACGCGGTCATCGGTGTACTGACCGGCTGGTACGCTGAGTGACGGCCATTTGAGTATCGGAAGCCTCCCGGAGAATTCGACCCGGGGCACTCGAAGGCCGTGAAGACCCACGAGGAGTACGCGTGCCGCTCGACACCGCTACAAAGAAGCAGATCATGACCGAGTTCGGCACCAAGGAGGGCGACACCGGCTCCCCCGAGGTCCAGGTCGCCATGCTGTCGCGCCGTATCTCGGACCTGACGGAGCACCTGAAGGTCCACAAGCACGACCACCACTCCCGTCGCGGTCTGCTGATCCTGGTCGGCCAGCGTCGCCGCCTGCTGCAGTACCTGGCCAAGAAGGACATCCAGCGCTTCCGTGCGCTGGTCGACCGGCTGGGTATCCGCCGTGGCGCCGCCGGCGGCGCCCGATAAGCACGGACACCGTGAAGGGAGCGGTTCCCACTTCCAGGGGACCGCTCCCTTCGCCGTACGCGCGCCCCGCCGAGGACGGCCGGAATGTCATCCTTGGCCGAAGCTCAGTAATCTGGACGCGCCAGCACAACTGAAGAGCTCAACCGAAGAGCACAGAAGAGTACTGACGAGCACCACCGAAGAGGAGAGGCGTCCAGCGCCGCCGCCGGTCCTCGGTAGTGGCTCCCGGAAAGGCGCGGCACACACCGCAGCCCCGGGTGCTTCGATCGAAGACCGGCCCGCACCCAGGTGCGCCTCTCCGCCACGTCCGCTGCCACACGGGCACCGGACGAAGACGAGGAGAAAACACTAGTGGAGAACGAGACCCACTACGCCGAGGCCGTTATCGACAACGGAACCTTCGGCACCCGCACCATCCGCTTCGAGACGGGCCGTCTTGCCCGTCAGGCCGCCGGCTCCGCCGTGGCCTACCTGGACGACGACACCATGGTGCTGTCGGCCACCACCGCTTCCAAGAAGCCCAAGGACAACCTCGACTTCTTCCCCCTCACGGTGGACGTCGAGGAGCGGATGTACTCGGCCGGCAAGATCCCCGGCTCCTTCTTCCGCCGCGAGGGCCGTCCCTCCGAGGACGCCATCCTCACCTGCCGGCTGATCGACCGCCCGCTGCGCCCGTCCTTCAAGAAGGGCCTGCGCAACGAGATCCAGGTCGTCGAGACGATCATGGCGCTCAACCCCGACCACCTGTACGACGTGGTCGCGATCAACGCCGCGTCCTGCTCCACGATCCTGGCGGGCCTGCCCTTCACCGGCCCCGTCGGCGCCACCCGCGTCGCCCTCATCAAGGGCCAGTGGGTCGCGTTCCCGACGCACACCGAGCTGGAGGACGCGGTCTTCGACATGGTCGTCGCCGGCCGTGTGCTGGAGGACGGTGACGTCGCGATCATGATGGTCGAGGCCGAGGCCACCGACAAGACCATCCAGCTCGTCAAGGACGGCGCCGAGGCTCCCACCGAGGAGATCGTCGCCGCCGGTCTGGAAGCGGCGAAGCCCTTCATCAAGGCCCTCTGCAAGGCGCAGGCGGACCTGGCGGCCAAGGCCGCCAAGCCCACCGGCGAGTTCCCGATCTTCCTCGACTACGAGGACGACGTCCTTGAAGCGCTCGGCTCCGCCGTCAAGGCCGAGCTGGCGCAGGCGCTCACCATCGCCGGCAAGCAGGACCGCGAGGCGGAGATCGACCGCGTCAAGGCCCTCGCAGGCGAGAAGCTGCTCCCGCAGTTCGAGGGCCGCGAGAAGGAGATCTCCGCCGCGTACCGCTCGCTGACCAAGTCCCTGGTCCGTGAGCGCGTCATCAAGGACAAGGTCCGTATCGACGGCCGTGGCGTCACGGACATCCGTACGCTCGCCGCCGAGGTCGAGGCCATCCCGCGCGTGCACGGCTCGGCGCTGTTCGAGCGTGGCGAGACCCAGATCCTGGGCGTCACCACCCTCAACATGCTCCGCATGGAGCAGCAGCTGGACACCCTCTCCCCGGTGACCCGCAAGCGCTACATGCACAACTACAACTTCCCGCCGTACTCCACCGGTGAGACCGGCCGCGTCGGTTCGCCGAAGCGCCGCGAGATCGGCCACGGCGCCCTGGCCGAGCGCGCGCTCGTGCCGGTGCTGCCGACGCGCGAGGAGTTCCCCTACGCGATCCGCCAGGTCTCCGAGGCGCTGGGCTCCAACGGCTCGACGTCGATGGGCTCGGTCTGCGCCTCCACCATGTCGCTGCTGAACGCCGGTGTGCCGCTCAAGGCCCCCGTCGCCGGTATCGCCATGGGCCTGATCTCGCAGGAGATCGACGGCGAGACCCACTACGTCACCCTCACCGACATCCTCGGTGCGGAGGACGCCTTCGGCGACATGGACTTCAAGGTCGCCGGCACGAAGACGTTCGTCACCGCGCTCCAGCTCGACACCAAGCTCGACGGCATCCCCGCCTCGGTCCTGGCCGCCGCGCTGAAGCAGGCACGCGACGCACGACTGCACATCCTCGACGTGATGAACGAGGCCATCGACGTCCCGGACGAGATGTCCCCGAACGCCCCGCGGATCATCACCGTCAAGATCCCGGTGGACAAGATCGGTGAGGTCATCGGCCCCAAGGGCAAGATGATCAACCAGATCCAGGAGGACACCGGCGCCGACATCACGATCGAGGACGACGGCACCATCTACATCGGTGCCGCCCAGGGCTCGCAGGCCGAGGCCGCCCGCGCCACGATCAACGGCATCGCCAACCCGACCATGCCGGAGGTCGGCGAGCGCTACCTGGGCACGGTCGTCAAGACGACCACGTTCGGCGCGTTCGTCTCGCTGCTCCCGGGCAAGGACGGACTGCTGCACATCTCGCAGATCCGCAAGCTCGCCGGCGGCAAGCGCGTGGAGAACGTCGAGGACGTGCTCGGCATCGGCCAGAAGGTCCAGGTCGAGATCGCCGAGATCGACCAGCGCGGCAAGCTCTCCCTCATTCCCGTCATGGAGGACGAAGCGGCCGAGGCGTCCGAAGAGACGAAGGACGACTCGGAGAAGTGACAGCCAGCTCCAGGACGACGGCCCGCACCTCATCGGAGGCGCGGGCCGTCGCCCGTACCCAAACCCTGCTCAAGGGCGACAACGGCATCGGCACGGTCCGCCGTACGACCCTCCCCGGCGGCCTGCGCATCGTCACCGAAACGCTCCCCTCGGTGCGCTCGGCGACCTTCGGCATCTGGGTGCAGGCGGGCTCCAGGGACGAGACGCCCGCCCTGGGCGGCGCCACCCACTATCTGGAACACCTCCTCTTCAAGGGCACGAAGAAGCGCAGCGCCCTCGACATCTCCTCCGCCGTCGACGCGGTCGGCGGCGAGATGAACGCCTTCACGGCGAAGGAGTACACCTGCTACTACGCGCGGGTGCTCGACACCGACCTGCCGCTCGCCGTCGACATCGTCTGCGACATGCTCACCGGCTCGCTCATCGAAGCCGCGGACGTCGAGGCGGAGCGCGGCGTCATCCTCGAAGAGATCGCCATGACCGAGGACGACCCGGGCGACGTGGTGCACGACCTGTTCGCGCACACCATGCTCGGCGACAGCCCCCTCGGCAGGCCCGTCCTCGGCACCGTCGACACCGTCAACGGCCTGGACCGCGACCGGATCGCGCGCTACTACAAGAAGCACTACGACCCCACGCACCTCGTCGTCGCGGCGGCGGGCAACGTCGACCACGCCACCGTGGTCCGCCAGGTCCGCCGCGCCTTCGAGAAGGCGGGCGCGCTCTCCGGCAAGGACGCCGCCCCCGCCGCGCCCCGTACCGGCCACCGCTCGCTGCGTACGGCAGGCCGCGTCGAACTGCTCAACCGCAAGACCGAACAGGCCCATGTCGTCCTCGGCATGCCCGGTATCGCCCGCACCGACGAGCGCCGCTGGGCCCTCGGGGTCCTCAGCACCGCGCTCGGCGGCGGTATGAGCTCCCGGCTGTTCCAGGAGGTACGGGAGAAGCGCGGCCTCGCCTACAGCGTCTACGCGTACACCTCGGGTTTCGCCGACTGCGGGCTCTTCGGCGTCTACGCGGGCTGCCGGCCCAGCCAGGTCCACGACGTCCTGAAGATCTGCCGCGACGAGCTCGACCGGGCGGCGGAGGAAGGTCTCAGCGACGAGGAGATCGGCCGCGCTGTCGGTCAGCTCTCCGGATCCACCGTCCTCGGTCTTGAGGACACCGGCGCGCTGATGACCCGGATCGGCAAGAGCGAGCTGTGCTGGGGCGACCACATGTCGACCGACGACCTGCTGGCGCGGATAGC is from Streptomyces sp. NBC_00370 and encodes:
- a CDS encoding M16 family metallopeptidase — its product is MTASSRTTARTSSEARAVARTQTLLKGDNGIGTVRRTTLPGGLRIVTETLPSVRSATFGIWVQAGSRDETPALGGATHYLEHLLFKGTKKRSALDISSAVDAVGGEMNAFTAKEYTCYYARVLDTDLPLAVDIVCDMLTGSLIEAADVEAERGVILEEIAMTEDDPGDVVHDLFAHTMLGDSPLGRPVLGTVDTVNGLDRDRIARYYKKHYDPTHLVVAAAGNVDHATVVRQVRRAFEKAGALSGKDAAPAAPRTGHRSLRTAGRVELLNRKTEQAHVVLGMPGIARTDERRWALGVLSTALGGGMSSRLFQEVREKRGLAYSVYAYTSGFADCGLFGVYAGCRPSQVHDVLKICRDELDRAAEEGLSDEEIGRAVGQLSGSTVLGLEDTGALMTRIGKSELCWGDHMSTDDLLARIAAVTPDDVRAVARDVLGQRPSLSVIGPLKDKQADRLDAAVS
- the rpsO gene encoding 30S ribosomal protein S15, whose amino-acid sequence is MPLDTATKKQIMTEFGTKEGDTGSPEVQVAMLSRRISDLTEHLKVHKHDHHSRRGLLILVGQRRRLLQYLAKKDIQRFRALVDRLGIRRGAAGGAR
- the eccD gene encoding type VII secretion integral membrane protein EccD, with the translated sequence MSTTAATGFCRVTVVAPDSRIDVALPEDIAVADVYPEILRLTGQTQAPGTPTGYHLVRRDGTVLEGARSLAAQQVLDGEVLSLRPFAESLPPAVFDDVSDAVASAVQRDRHLWSDDLLRGAGLAGGVLLLVLMGFVLWFADPVRHNMHSLPGVIAGAAGLLLTAFAGVRARVYGDRASAVALGLGALPLLMIGGSGIIAPDAGQGLGRLQFLLGCVTVLVASVALVALTPSGDAPFVAATFLGAAGTIATFVEILTEASATETAAVCAPVAIGVVAFLPGLSARFARLPIGYAAPRSATDGLDTDPDFVPDAEPVDAERIAAQARRGHEMLLGLVGGCAAVVVASAAVLGFSHTLWGQLLALVAGLAMLLRARLFRYTSQVACALVAGILAIALLVLGLSLNPPAEPVRQLLLYGDRGPLDIRTIWLAASVAAGAALLTAVGLIIPRKGLSPFWGRLLDLAESVVLLSLVPLCLAVLDVFASARALTS
- a CDS encoding polyribonucleotide nucleotidyltransferase; protein product: MENETHYAEAVIDNGTFGTRTIRFETGRLARQAAGSAVAYLDDDTMVLSATTASKKPKDNLDFFPLTVDVEERMYSAGKIPGSFFRREGRPSEDAILTCRLIDRPLRPSFKKGLRNEIQVVETIMALNPDHLYDVVAINAASCSTILAGLPFTGPVGATRVALIKGQWVAFPTHTELEDAVFDMVVAGRVLEDGDVAIMMVEAEATDKTIQLVKDGAEAPTEEIVAAGLEAAKPFIKALCKAQADLAAKAAKPTGEFPIFLDYEDDVLEALGSAVKAELAQALTIAGKQDREAEIDRVKALAGEKLLPQFEGREKEISAAYRSLTKSLVRERVIKDKVRIDGRGVTDIRTLAAEVEAIPRVHGSALFERGETQILGVTTLNMLRMEQQLDTLSPVTRKRYMHNYNFPPYSTGETGRVGSPKRREIGHGALAERALVPVLPTREEFPYAIRQVSEALGSNGSTSMGSVCASTMSLLNAGVPLKAPVAGIAMGLISQEIDGETHYVTLTDILGAEDAFGDMDFKVAGTKTFVTALQLDTKLDGIPASVLAAALKQARDARLHILDVMNEAIDVPDEMSPNAPRIITVKIPVDKIGEVIGPKGKMINQIQEDTGADITIEDDGTIYIGAAQGSQAEAARATINGIANPTMPEVGERYLGTVVKTTTFGAFVSLLPGKDGLLHISQIRKLAGGKRVENVEDVLGIGQKVQVEIAEIDQRGKLSLIPVMEDEAAEASEETKDDSEK